From the genome of Adlercreutzia equolifaciens DSM 19450:
CGGATCCAGCCGTCGAAGGGCGCCTTCACCGTATCGTGGGCGAACCCGGTGCCCAAAAGGGCGTCGATGGCGAGCGGCGCGCCGTCGAGTAAGGCCGTCACCTCCGCGTTCGACGGCGCGAGAACCACCTGGCTGCGCTCGCCCAGGGATGCCGCCGCCTGCAGGGCCGCCGCGCGAGCCGGCTCGGCCGTCAGCTCCTCGGGGGCCTTCGCCGTAACGACCCGCACGGGAATGCCCCAGCGGTCCAGGTACTCCCCGGCCACCCAGCCGTCGCCGCCGTTGTTGCCGTTTCCGCAAAAGATGACTATTTCCTTCGCGCCTTCCATCCCTTCCAAGGCCTTGCGTGCCTCGAAGGCAAGGAAGCGGCCGGCGCGGCGCATGAGAACGTCGAGCGGCGTGCCCGCCTCGGCGATGGCCCGCTCGAGCGCCACCACTCGGGGCACCTCGAGCACGGGAGGCTTGAAGGGAGTCACGGCCTCGGCCACAGGGCGATAGGCTTCCACGAGCCGCGGCAGCGACCAGGCCGCGTTGGCCGGACTCGGCGAGGGCAGCACATCGGCGGGCAAGCCGCTGGCAGCTTCGCACAGCCTTGCGTAGTAGCGCCCCGCCGCCGCACCCGTGCAGAACACCCGGCGCACCGGCGCCTTTTCCAAAACGCGCGACAGATCGTTGGGGTGGGGGTTGGCGATGGAGGCGTCCGAAGCGCCCCGGATGTCGCAGCTTTCCAGCACGTCCCACAGCGCGATGTGATGGCGCAGCAGCAGATCGGCGCGCTCGGCGTTGTCCTCAGGCACCGGCTCGTCGAACAGCGCAGCGAGCACGCGCCAGAACCGGTTCTGCGGATGCCCGTAGAAAAACGCCGCCTCGCGCGATTTCGGCGAGGGCATCGTGCCCAGCACGAGCGCCTCCGAGCGCTCGTCGAACACCGGCGGAATACCGTGCTCGATATGCTGCAGTGGCTGGGCGCAATCTTTCATGGCAGCCTCCCTTTGCTCCTCGCGCGATGGCCCCGGCGGGACGCGAACGGCCGCTTGCGCCCGACCCCTTAGGTGAGCAGAAGCGACGCCGCGATGAATCCCGCGATCACCAGAGCGAAGCCTACCACAAAAGCCCACGCTGCGGGGCGCCCCAAATTGATCGTCCAACCGATACCGAAGCGTTCGGGCAGAAACAGCGCCGGGTCGTCGGGGTTCACGTAGAAGATGCCGCCCTTCCAATATCGGTCGTTGTCGCGCGGCATGGCGCCGCCGCGCCCGTCGGCGCTCACCCGGGCGAGCAGGCGGCTGCCGTTCTGGCCGTACACGAGACTCACCGCGGTGCTCGCCACCAGTATGACCGCCACCACGACCCCAATGGGCACCAAGGCCTGGGCCATGGAAAGCACGCCGAGAAACGTCAGCTGGATGACGGGTCCCAGCAAGCTCACGAGCAGACCCATGCCGATGAGCATCACGCTCTGAGAGCGGGCGAACATGCCGTAGGCCCAGGCGCTCGCCGCCGGCATGGCGGGGTCGCTGCCCTTTTTCGATCGCAGAATCACCCAATGAGCCACGGTGAGGCATACGGCGATGAGCGCCACGAACAGCACGGGAAACGCGACGATGCCCGGCGACTTGTCGGCCCACTCGGTCACCTTCCCCGCCAAATCCATGTGCAGGGGCACCTTGTCGGGCATGGCGGGATAGCCCACGATGCCCATGGCCAGCGTAATGAGGATCACGGGCACGTACAGCAGATCCCAGGAGAGAGACAAAGGCTTCGGGAAGGGCTCGTCGCCGATAAATCCCGCGCTGCGGCACTCCTCGGCCACCCAGCCCTGAGCCTTTTTGTAGCACTGCACCTTCGCGCGGAAATACAGCATGAGGGCGTAGCCGCCCACGCACAGGACGAGGGCGGCCACGACCAGCGTCGCGACGAAGGCGTGCTCGGGATCGAGCGCAAGGGCTGCCGCGCACGCAATCGTTGCCGCCGCCGCAAGCGCCAGCATGATCGCAAGATAGGTGCGTTTCAGGCGGCGCAGATAAGGATCGCGCGCCGCATCGTCGGGCACCGTGACGGCAAAGCACTCGCGCTTCGGCATGAGGTAGGGCGTGAGCGCCATGAGCACGCCCATGAGGGGAACGACGAGGGTCAAAAGCCCGAGAAGAGGAATTGCGGGAGACGTCACGCTCATTGGGGCACCACCGCCTCGCCCGCGGCTGCAGCCGCACCTGCCACCGACGACGCGCCTGCACCCGCGGCCGCCACCGACGACCCACCGGCAGCCTTCTTCTTCCGCGTCGGGCGCGGGGCGGCCTCGGCATCTTCCATCACCCCGTAGGCGCGGGCGGCCTGAGCGGCGGCCGCTTCCAGAAACTGGCCGCGCGCGCCGCCCCGGGCTCGGAAGGCCAAGGCCAGCTTGAAGAGGTCATCCTCCATCTTCACTTGGGCCGATGCATCGGCGTCAGCGCGATCGGCGGCGGCCGGATCGGCGATCACCGCCCCGGCGCGACCGCGCATGCGCACGTAGCCCTCGTCGCGCAGCACCGCGTAGGCCTTGTTCACCGTGTGTAGGTTGATGCCCAAGTCGCTCGCCAGAGAGCGCACCGAAGGCAGCGACTGGCCCGGCTCCAGCTGCCCGGTGGCGATGCCGGCCACAATCTGGTTGCGTATCTGCAGGTAGAGCGGCTCTGGGGCCGCAGCATCGATGGTGATGAGCATGGGGCGTCCTTTCCGGCAAGAGGCGTCTGCGGCACCGAGCGAACCGACAGAGGCCCCGCGCCCCGCTCGCTGCTGAGCACGATGACAGCCGTCGACGCAATCCCCTTGCCGCAACCTCCATCGCATGGGAGACTTGCCTAACGGTTGACTTCTTGTTCTATTCGAAGTATAACATAAACTGTTCTAGTTGTCATAGAACAAAATCCCACAGCACCGACGAAAGGACTCCCCTCATGAAACGCGCCCTTGTCTTTCTCGCCATCACCTTCGGCATCACCTACGCCTACGACTTTCTCGTGGTGTACCCCATCGCCCAAGGCACCGCCCCCTACGCGAGCGAGTTCCTCTCGCCCGACCTCGCCTACATGGTCGCCGTGGCGCTCACCATGTTCTTCCCCGCCCTGGGCGTGGTGCTCACGCGCCTGGTGACGCGCGAGGGGTTCCGCAACTGCGTGCTGAAACCTCGGCCATGGCGACAATCGCTGCCCTGGTTCGCTGTGGCGTGGTTCGGCCCGCTTCTGTTCGTGATCGCTGGGGCCGTCGTGTACTTCCTCGCCTTCCCCGACGACTTCGACCCGAACATGACCTCCTTCTTCGCCGCCCAACGCGAGGCCGCCGCCGCAAGCGGTGCCGACGGGGCCACCCTGGCCGCCGTCGATGCATCGGCCGCCAACCCGCCCCTGTTCGCCCTCATCCTGCTCGGCCAGTGCGCCATCGCGCCGGCGCTCAACCTCGTCACCACCTTCGGCGAGGAATGGGGCTGGCGCGGCTACTTGATGCCGAAGCTGGCCACGCGACTTTCCATTGTGCCGACGATGCTGGTCACCGGCATTATTTGGGGACTGTGGCACGCGCCCGTGGTGGCCCTCGGGCACAACTATGGCACGGGGTACCCTGGCGAGCCTTTCGGCGGCATTGCGGCCATGTGCGCCTGGTGCACCGTGCTCGCCATCTTCCTCAGCTACGTGACCATCCGCACCGGCTCCACGTTTGCCGCGGCCATCGGGCACGGGGCCGTGAACGGCACGACTAACGGCGTGACGCTGTTCTCGCTTTCGGGCGGCAACCCCTTCGTGGGGCCCTTGTGCACGGGTATCGTGGGCGGCCTTCCGCTTCTGGTCGTAGCCGCGGCCATGCTGTGGAACATGCGCCGCCGCGAGAAAGCCGGAACGCTGCACATCCCCGAAGCCGGCCTCCCCGACGGCATGCGCCGGAGCCGTCGCTAGAGGGGCGCGCGCTCCCCCAATGGCGCAGCGCGTTCTTCCCCGATGGCGTATACTGGGCGCGCGACAGACTGGGAAAGGAGAGCGAGCAATGACGGGGCTTCTATGCGTGGGAGCGGGCGGCGCGCTGGGTGCCATGGGACGCTACAGCCTGGGACTCATCCCGCTGGGAGGCGAGCTACCGCTCATGACGCTGCTCATCAACTTCCTGGGGTCGGTGGCCATAGGGGCCATCGTGGAGACCTCCGAGCTGGCCGCCGGCGCCCTTTCCCGCGAGGCGGTGCTGTTTTTGAAGGTGGGCCTATGCGGCGGATTCACGACGTTCTCCACCTTCTCGCTGGAGACCCTCGAGCTCATCGAGGGCGGCCAATACGCCATCGCCGGCGCCTACGCCCTGGTCAGCGTCGTTTTGTGCGTCGCCGGCGTGCTGGTCGGAAAGGTGCTCGCTCGCGCGCTCATGCCGACAGGCTAGACGCCAGAAGAGCCGCGTCGGGGGCCTTGGCTAAGACTGCTAAAAATTCTAAAGGCTCTAAAACTGGTAAAGGAGCATTCGCTTCTTACTATCCCCGCTTGCAAATAGTCTAGGGGTTCGCTAGAATTTGGGCGCGCCGGCATTCCCCCTTCAGCGTCGTGCAGCGGGTCGGGGGCCAAGTCCTATGCACCGGGTGGGTCGAGAGTGGCGCACGACCCATCGCCAGCGAGAAAGGTGCATCATGGGCGTGATCAAAGCCGTATGCACGAGCGATATCAAGGGAATCCAGAAAACCGAGCAAGCCGCCATCGAGCTTAGGCCCAACTGGGGCATCGAGGGCGACGCCCACGCTGCCCCGTGGCACCGCCAGGTGAGCCTTCTGTCCTTTGAGCAGATCGAGGCATTCAAGAATCGGGGCGCCGAAGTGGGCAACGGGGCGTTCGGCGAGAACATCATCGTCGAGGGCTTCGACCTGAAGAGCCTTCCTGTCGGCACGCGCTTCACCTGCAACGACGTGGTGCTGGAGCTGACCCAAATCGGCAAACAGTGCCACGCCCATTGCGCCATCTACCACCAGATGGGCGACTGCATCATGCCCCGGGAGGGCGTCTTTTGCAAAGTGCTCGCCGGCGGCACCATCGCCCCCGGCGACCTTATCGAGATCGCATAGCAGGTCGCGAAGAGGCAGACAGCGGGGACGCGCAGAATCTAACGTCCCCGTAACTGGCCAAGTAACTCTGCCAGTTTTTCAATAATTGGCAAAGCAACTTGACCAGTTTTGTGAAGGTTAAACTGCGCGGCTACTCGGCGTAGGGGGTAACGAACTCGTCGATGGCCTCTTCCGAGACGCCTGCTTCGAAGCGGCGGCCGGCCCGCCGCTTTCCGCATCGTTTTCCCTATTGTCGCGGGCACTCTCGTCAAAAGCAACTGCGTGTTCGTCATGGCCCATAAAAGATAGGCATAAGAGCACTCACTCACGTTCTCGGTCGACGAACCACCTCGAAATTGCAGCAAATCACCGGTTATGAGCGTCTGGAGGCGCTAACCGAATACAGATTTGAAAGAGCCGTATCACATACAGTCTGTTGACCTGGAGTTTTGCCAAGGGCCTTTTGCGCTGAACTCCTTCGCGCGAGAACCAGACGCTCATAACCGTCAATCTCATGCAAAAACAGGGGGATTCAACGACCGGCAGAAACTTCTTCGCTCTCGCAATTGTGCCTTGACTTTGAGCTTACTCGAAGGTTTAGGGTAACGAGAAATCAAGTGCGCAAAACTTGAAGGCGCGCAATGAGCAGTAGCGTCGGAAACACCCCAAAAGAATCGAGGAACCTCATGCCCAAAGTAGTACAGACCGCCGGCCGCGATGCGCTCGGCACCTTCGCGCCCCAATTTGCCGCCTTGAACGACGATGTGCTGTTCGGCGAGGTGTGGAGCAACGACGACCTCACCCTGAAGATGCGCTCCATCCTCACTGTGACCACGCTCGTCGCCAAGGGAATGGCCGACACGTCCTTCGAGCACCACGTGGCCAACGCCAAGAAGAACGGCGTTTCGGCCCGCGAGATGGCCGCCATCCTCACCCACGTGGCCTTCTACGCCGGCTGGCCCAACGCCTGGGCCGCCTTCCGCGTGGTGCTGAAAGTGTACGCCGAAGACCCGCTGGATCTTGAGAACCCCGAAGCCCACGGCGGTATCTTCGGCCTGGGCAATCCCAACGACGCCTACGCGCAGTACTTCACGGGTCAGTCCTACCTGAACCCGTTGACCGACCCGGAAAAGACCCAATTCATCGCCAACGTCACCTTCGAGCCGAGCTGCCGTAACAACTGGCACATCCACCACGCGGCCGAAGGCGGCGGCCAAATTCTGCTCGTCACCGACGGCGAGGGCTGGTACCAGGAGTGGGGACAGCCCGCCCGCAAGATCGTCGCGGGTGATGTGGTGTACATCCCGGTCAACGTGAAGCACTGGCACGGTGCCACCGCCGACCGTTGGATGAGCCACGTGGCCTTCGAGGCCCCGGGCACCGACTGTTCCAACGAGTGGTGCGAGCCCGTCACCGACGAAGAGTACGCCGCCCTTTCGTAACAGCACGCACGAGTGGCCGCCCAAGTGTCTCGCAAATCGCTGGCACCCTAAACGGCTCGGCTCCGACGCCATCGAAGTAGGAGCCGAGCCGTTCCGCATACTTGCATCGCATTCAAGCATGCGTCAAATATCGAGTTATAAGCGCCTCGCCGCCTCTCGGTCAACGAACCGTTCGGAAAATGCATGAGATCTTGAGTTATAAGTGTCTTGGGAGACATATCCTTCAGTGACCCGGAATAGTCTCGATGCGCGCGAAGCTTTGACCAGGTGTTTTCCAAAAACTTCTTCCGAAGACCGAACGCAACGCAGAGTTCAGACGCTTATAACTCGAGATCTCATGCAAAAAAGGCCTCCCTCGAGAGCAAAACCCTTCCCGGGTGGCTCGGGGCTACTGCTCATCCCGGCAACGGCGCTCTTTGTTTGTGCGACGTTGGGGTACACTACGGGCACTGTCCCGTTTCGAGAAAGAGCGTCCCTTGCGTATCTCCGCCACCACTCCTGCTGCCTTTCTACGCGAGCACGCCGTGCTCGTCGTGGCGGCGGTGGCGGCTGCGGCTTCCGCCCTGGCGGTACCGCCCGACGAGGCTTATCTGGGGTATTTCGATTGGAAGACACTTGGATGCCTGTTCTGCGTGCTGGCCGTGGCGAGCGCCCTGCGGCTCATGGGCGCCTTCGACCGGGCGGCCCGCGCCGTCATCGCACGGTTTCGCAGGCCTGGGCCCCTCGCGCTGGCCCTCGTGCTCACGACGGCCGCGCTCTCGTGCGTGGCAACCAACGACATGGCCCTCATCATGATGCTGCCGCTTTCGGCGGCCACCCTTATGGGCGCGAACCTCCCCCGTCTCGTGACTCCCGTGTTCGTGCTGCAGAGCCTGGCTGCGAACCTCTGCGGCATGATCGTTCCCTTCGGCAACCCGCAGAACCTCTACCTCTATTCCTATTACGGGCTCGGCCTCGGCGATTTCCTGGCCGCTATGGCACTGCCCTTCGCGCTGTCGACCGCCGGCATCGTCGCTTGCACCTGGTGGCTGTGCGGTCAGTCGAACGGCGGCAGTGACCGAGACGATACGCGCAGTCTCGCCGCGCCGATGCCGCTCAGCCGACGGCGCCTGGCAATCTACGGAGCGCTTGTCGCCCTCACTTTGCTGGCCGTATTCCGCATCGTGCCCGTCGCCGCCGCCGTCGCCGTCGTAGCCGCCGCGCTCGCCGCCCTCGACCGGCGCGCCTTGGCCGCCGTGGACTGGGGCCTGCTCGCCACCTTCGCCTGCTTCTTCGTATTCGCGGGCAACATGGCGCGCGTGCCGGAGGTGTCCGCATGGCTCTCGCCCCTCATGGCCGATCACGGCCTGCTCGTGAGCGCCGGCTTAAGCCAGATCATCAGCAACGTGCCCGCCGCTGTGCTGCTCTCCCACTTCACGGGCGCATGGCAGCCCCTGCTCGTCGGCGTGAACATCGGAGGCGCCGGCACGCTCGTCGGCTCACTTGCGAGCCTCATCACGCTGCAGCACTTCACCAGCGTGCGCAAAATCTTCCCTCGAGCGGCCGCACTGCCCGAGCTATCCACCGGTCGCTTTCTCGTCCTGTTCAGCGTGTTGAACTTCGCCTTCCTGGCCCTTCTCTTGATCGCTTGCGGAATGACCTTCTCTTTCTAGCTGCTCCTTTCCGCTTCCGAAGAGCGCACCAATGCGACGGCCACGAGGACGTAAGACGCCAGATAAAGCATAGTCAATTTCTGCGTACGCACGAATTTTGGGATTTCTGCAAACTTTTTCTGCGTACGCATGAATTTGACCGGTCTCTGCCATAATCTCGGCGTACGCAGAAATGAGAGGAGCACCATGAGCCTCGTCTTCACCTCAAAGGATGTCGGC
Proteins encoded in this window:
- the crcB gene encoding fluoride efflux transporter CrcB yields the protein MTGLLCVGAGGALGAMGRYSLGLIPLGGELPLMTLLINFLGSVAIGAIVETSELAAGALSREAVLFLKVGLCGGFTTFSTFSLETLELIEGGQYAIAGAYALVSVVLCVAGVLVGKVLARALMPTG
- a CDS encoding GntR family transcriptional regulator, translating into MLITIDAAAPEPLYLQIRNQIVAGIATGQLEPGQSLPSVRSLASDLGINLHTVNKAYAVLRDEGYVRMRGRAGAVIADPAAADRADADASAQVKMEDDLFKLALAFRARGGARGQFLEAAAAQAARAYGVMEDAEAAPRPTRKKKAAGGSSVAAAGAGASSVAGAAAAAGEAVVPQ
- a CDS encoding DNA-deoxyinosine glycosylase, whose product is MKDCAQPLQHIEHGIPPVFDERSEALVLGTMPSPKSREAAFFYGHPQNRFWRVLAALFDEPVPEDNAERADLLLRHHIALWDVLESCDIRGASDASIANPHPNDLSRVLEKAPVRRVFCTGAAAGRYYARLCEAASGLPADVLPSPSPANAAWSLPRLVEAYRPVAEAVTPFKPPVLEVPRVVALERAIAEAGTPLDVLMRRAGRFLAFEARKALEGMEGAKEIVIFCGNGNNGGDGWVAGEYLDRWGIPVRVVTAKAPEELTAEPARAAALQAAASLGERSQVVLAPSNAEVTALLDGAPLAIDALLGTGFAHDTVKAPFDGWIRVLNVAHDQGTLVVAADVPSGLSAQTGRAAKDAVRADLTVTMIVPKPGLAAKDGAAHCGRVVVAPIAYIEPLV
- a CDS encoding DUF1648 domain-containing protein, which encodes MSVTSPAIPLLGLLTLVVPLMGVLMALTPYLMPKRECFAVTVPDDAARDPYLRRLKRTYLAIMLALAAAATIACAAALALDPEHAFVATLVVAALVLCVGGYALMLYFRAKVQCYKKAQGWVAEECRSAGFIGDEPFPKPLSLSWDLLYVPVILITLAMGIVGYPAMPDKVPLHMDLAGKVTEWADKSPGIVAFPVLFVALIAVCLTVAHWVILRSKKGSDPAMPAASAWAYGMFARSQSVMLIGMGLLVSLLGPVIQLTFLGVLSMAQALVPIGVVVAVILVASTAVSLVYGQNGSRLLARVSADGRGGAMPRDNDRYWKGGIFYVNPDDPALFLPERFGIGWTINLGRPAAWAFVVGFALVIAGFIAASLLLT
- a CDS encoding MOSC domain-containing protein, with product MGVIKAVCTSDIKGIQKTEQAAIELRPNWGIEGDAHAAPWHRQVSLLSFEQIEAFKNRGAEVGNGAFGENIIVEGFDLKSLPVGTRFTCNDVVLELTQIGKQCHAHCAIYHQMGDCIMPREGVFCKVLAGGTIAPGDLIEIA
- a CDS encoding carboxymuconolactone decarboxylase family protein codes for the protein MPKVVQTAGRDALGTFAPQFAALNDDVLFGEVWSNDDLTLKMRSILTVTTLVAKGMADTSFEHHVANAKKNGVSAREMAAILTHVAFYAGWPNAWAAFRVVLKVYAEDPLDLENPEAHGGIFGLGNPNDAYAQYFTGQSYLNPLTDPEKTQFIANVTFEPSCRNNWHIHHAAEGGGQILLVTDGEGWYQEWGQPARKIVAGDVVYIPVNVKHWHGATADRWMSHVAFEAPGTDCSNEWCEPVTDEEYAALS
- a CDS encoding CPBP family intramembrane glutamic endopeptidase: MKRALVFLAITFGITYAYDFLVVYPIAQGTAPYASEFLSPDLAYMVAVALTMFFPALGVVLTRLVTREGFRNCVLKPRPWRQSLPWFAVAWFGPLLFVIAGAVVYFLAFPDDFDPNMTSFFAAQREAAAASGADGATLAAVDASAANPPLFALILLGQCAIAPALNLVTTFGEEWGWRGYLMPKLATRLSIVPTMLVTGIIWGLWHAPVVALGHNYGTGYPGEPFGGIAAMCAWCTVLAIFLSYVTIRTGSTFAAAIGHGAVNGTTNGVTLFSLSGGNPFVGPLCTGIVGGLPLLVVAAAMLWNMRRREKAGTLHIPEAGLPDGMRRSRR
- a CDS encoding SLC13 family permease, translating into MRISATTPAAFLREHAVLVVAAVAAAASALAVPPDEAYLGYFDWKTLGCLFCVLAVASALRLMGAFDRAARAVIARFRRPGPLALALVLTTAALSCVATNDMALIMMLPLSAATLMGANLPRLVTPVFVLQSLAANLCGMIVPFGNPQNLYLYSYYGLGLGDFLAAMALPFALSTAGIVACTWWLCGQSNGGSDRDDTRSLAAPMPLSRRRLAIYGALVALTLLAVFRIVPVAAAVAVVAAALAALDRRALAAVDWGLLATFACFFVFAGNMARVPEVSAWLSPLMADHGLLVSAGLSQIISNVPAAVLLSHFTGAWQPLLVGVNIGGAGTLVGSLASLITLQHFTSVRKIFPRAAALPELSTGRFLVLFSVLNFAFLALLLIACGMTFSF